A stretch of Desulfovibrio desulfuricans DSM 642 DNA encodes these proteins:
- the qmoC gene encoding quinone-interacting membrane-bound oxidoreductase complex subunit QmoC, which translates to MAQCTIKPDMEFVRALEESGGESLKKCYQCATCSVACPLAPANAPYPRKEMVWASWGLKDKLRADVDLWLCHNCGNCSDLCPRGAKPADLMGAARNVIYRELTEPTCVGKLMSKPAGLPVLFAIPAVLWLFVWWIRAGFNGGQWFPRAADGRIVFGQIFYGDYTIDPIFMLTFFGAALIIARGVMKLWGMFKPEGSLAVIGKKKCWVWHLWDVLWDEVITHRKFDDCEDGPATGTETPNRKFGHMLLVYSFAILAFVTAVVAVGHWGGKVIPLIHIETPMPLLFPVKILANLGALMLLAGLAILTVRRVMLNPKFQGSSWHDWYLLGIIWLVAVTGVLSQCFRLADVIVPAFLVYYLHLVFVWMLFAYLPWSKLGHFVYRTAALVYARMYGRS; encoded by the coding sequence ATGGCACAATGTACAATCAAACCTGATATGGAGTTTGTCAGGGCGCTGGAAGAATCTGGGGGAGAATCCCTCAAGAAGTGCTACCAGTGCGCCACCTGCTCCGTGGCCTGCCCTCTCGCTCCGGCCAATGCGCCTTATCCGCGCAAAGAAATGGTCTGGGCTTCCTGGGGCCTTAAAGACAAGCTGCGCGCCGACGTTGACCTGTGGCTCTGCCACAACTGCGGCAACTGCTCCGACCTTTGCCCGCGCGGCGCCAAGCCTGCGGACCTCATGGGCGCAGCGCGCAACGTCATTTACCGCGAACTGACCGAACCCACCTGCGTGGGCAAGCTCATGAGCAAGCCTGCTGGCCTGCCCGTGCTCTTCGCCATCCCGGCTGTGTTGTGGCTCTTTGTGTGGTGGATCCGCGCCGGTTTCAACGGCGGTCAGTGGTTCCCCCGCGCTGCCGATGGCCGCATTGTTTTTGGTCAGATTTTTTACGGCGACTACACCATCGACCCCATTTTCATGCTTACCTTCTTTGGCGCGGCCTTGATCATCGCCAGGGGCGTCATGAAACTGTGGGGCATGTTCAAGCCTGAAGGCTCACTGGCCGTCATTGGCAAGAAAAAGTGCTGGGTCTGGCATTTGTGGGACGTGCTGTGGGATGAAGTCATCACCCACCGCAAGTTTGACGACTGCGAAGACGGCCCCGCCACCGGCACGGAAACCCCCAACCGTAAGTTCGGCCACATGCTGCTGGTTTACAGCTTCGCCATTCTGGCCTTTGTTACGGCGGTTGTGGCTGTTGGCCACTGGGGCGGCAAGGTTATTCCGCTCATCCACATTGAAACGCCCATGCCGCTGCTCTTCCCGGTGAAGATTCTGGCCAACCTGGGCGCGCTCATGCTGCTGGCCGGTCTTGCCATCCTGACTGTCCGCCGCGTGATGCTCAACCCCAAGTTCCAGGGTTCAAGCTGGCACGACTGGTATCTGCTGGGCATCATCTGGCTGGTGGCCGTCACCGGTGTGCTGTCGCAGTGCTTCCGCCTGGCGGACGTCATTGTGCCCGCTTTCCTGGTGTACTACCTGCACCTGGTATTTGTGTGGATGCTTTTCGCTTACCTGCCCTGGTCTAAGCTTGGCCACTTCGTGTACCGCACGGCGGCCCTGGTTTACGCCCGCATGTACGGCAGAAGCTAA
- a CDS encoding 3-phosphoshikimate 1-carboxyvinyltransferase → MTDNSNDSRAPREARGQRAPRGPRNGHETGDARARKPLREVVCEIDRDILRLLLRRNNILVRMRGDKPRLDSTEEKTIRESWEASVSHISRDARLSGHFFSLMQEVEFQPRPASARADGADEGGELGGAATKEPPRTAFNLAPPAKHVRLHMPAPLACRATRAWLMLAAATGQPLHIAPCLMNDPIVDCVKMLNQAGASLTREDEGVSARPAAPLGASDKVIHTGDSAWNFFMLLGHYLGRPSRAKFTGDASLKLADFSSVRHFLPTLGARLVHVVPKSDGMPARLECSGILPDSVKLPADVPAELAEGILLAAPGYERAITLDLGSHPEHRLIVARILPILRAAGADVQMEGAKVRVNPGPLSLPALPQAGMEPELALFLLALPLALGGEALLGGQWPALPAAEAGWDLLQQLGLDLRFEAGKNGGEVCARAAAPLKQYAKGDLPAGFPAVWAPLPVALAACAALRGDKAVLPALPSGTDRATVESFLSAVGLDLDENGRLCKKEQSGPRTGWNAPDPVWAMALALAACASPHQKLGNPGIMTGLYPPFWALYNTLPEPAVRRSAAPEAPAAAPRRRIITGAVAVPPELKDEDDY, encoded by the coding sequence ATGACCGACAATTCCAACGATTCCCGCGCTCCCCGCGAAGCACGGGGCCAGCGCGCCCCGCGCGGCCCCCGTAACGGACACGAAACCGGCGACGCGCGCGCCCGCAAGCCGCTGCGCGAAGTGGTTTGCGAGATCGACCGTGACATTCTGCGGCTGCTGCTCCGCCGCAATAATATTCTTGTCCGCATGCGCGGCGACAAACCCCGGCTTGACTCCACGGAAGAAAAAACCATCCGTGAATCGTGGGAAGCCTCCGTTTCCCACATCAGCCGAGATGCGCGCCTTTCCGGCCACTTTTTTTCGCTCATGCAGGAAGTGGAATTTCAGCCCCGTCCCGCCTCTGCCCGCGCTGACGGCGCGGATGAAGGCGGCGAACTCGGCGGCGCGGCAACGAAGGAACCGCCGCGCACGGCCTTTAACCTTGCGCCGCCAGCCAAGCACGTGCGCCTGCACATGCCTGCACCTCTGGCCTGCCGGGCCACGCGCGCATGGCTGATGCTGGCCGCAGCCACAGGCCAGCCCCTGCATATCGCGCCCTGCCTCATGAATGATCCCATTGTGGACTGCGTCAAAATGCTCAATCAGGCAGGCGCCTCGCTGACCCGCGAGGATGAAGGCGTTTCCGCCCGCCCGGCTGCTCCGCTTGGCGCATCTGACAAGGTTATCCACACGGGCGACAGCGCCTGGAACTTTTTCATGCTGCTGGGGCACTATCTTGGCCGCCCCTCGCGTGCCAAGTTTACTGGCGATGCAAGCCTGAAACTGGCTGACTTTTCTTCTGTGCGGCACTTCCTGCCCACTCTGGGCGCGCGCCTCGTGCATGTGGTGCCCAAGAGCGACGGCATGCCCGCACGCCTCGAGTGCTCTGGCATTTTGCCTGATTCCGTCAAACTGCCTGCCGATGTGCCCGCAGAACTTGCCGAAGGCATCCTGCTGGCGGCTCCCGGCTACGAAAGGGCAATCACCCTTGATCTTGGCTCGCACCCAGAGCACAGGCTCATTGTTGCCCGCATACTGCCCATACTGCGCGCAGCTGGCGCAGATGTGCAGATGGAAGGCGCAAAGGTGCGCGTCAACCCAGGCCCGCTCAGCCTGCCCGCCCTGCCTCAGGCTGGCATGGAGCCGGAACTGGCGCTCTTTCTTCTGGCGCTGCCCCTGGCTCTCGGCGGTGAAGCCCTGCTTGGCGGCCAGTGGCCCGCCCTGCCCGCAGCTGAAGCTGGCTGGGATCTTTTGCAACAGCTCGGCCTTGACCTGCGCTTTGAAGCGGGCAAAAACGGCGGAGAAGTCTGCGCCCGCGCCGCTGCGCCCCTGAAACAGTACGCTAAGGGTGATCTGCCTGCCGGGTTCCCCGCTGTATGGGCCCCGCTGCCCGTGGCTCTGGCCGCCTGTGCAGCCCTTAGGGGCGACAAGGCCGTTCTGCCCGCCCTGCCCTCTGGCACAGACCGCGCAACGGTAGAAAGTTTTCTTTCTGCTGTGGGTCTGGATTTGGATGAAAACGGCAGATTGTGCAAAAAAGAACAATCTGGCCCGCGCACGGGCTGGAATGCCCCTGACCCGGTATGGGCAATGGCCCTTGCACTGGCTGCTTGTGCAAGCCCCCATCAGAAGCTGGGCAACCCTGGCATCATGACCGGGCTGTACCCGCCCTTCTGGGCGCTGTACAATACTCTGCCCGAACCGGCAGTGCGCCGTTCGGCCGCGCCGGAAGCTCCGGCTGCCGCTCCCAGACGCCGCATTATCACCGGCGCAGTGGCTGTGCCGCCGGAACTGAAAGACGAAGACGACTATTAG
- a CDS encoding FAD-dependent oxidoreductase: protein MSGKIGVYFDQQNIGGGLDLTALAEQTSQKWGSLVPVVKVVPVLALAVSEIKADIEAQGLDGVLLCGASPRVDADIYRLPVQVEHVNLREQCVQAYKNPDHTPVDTANGAPELLAIMARDYVNMGVVKLQKSEVPDSAAITGVPRVLVIGGGWTGLTAAAEAAETGYEVVLVEKAEKLGGAANNIPMGSPLASPWTDKQPTNVADKASKVLGNSKITVHLNTRMEKLEGQPGEFKATFATPSGSQTIEVGAVVLATGWVPLDQKYLASMGLGQSTKVVDAATFGKMLVADQVNARRIAFVLDTTMAEEAVRKAAEEAEAAPEAAEAAKPAEGEEKGFVKANLESFRHVAYSNAVNSVGMLRLANTVCEKTNDTCQTFILYKDMTVPGILERFYKKMQDRLGVMMTKADVTDIREAGDHMVVSCKNTLLGMDFDLDVDLVVLPTGLVPTTAKDVTVYFDYRQGPDFPDLNLFDGFADSNYICFPYETRRTGVYAAGCVRQPLTMDACEEDAKGAVLKAMQCIEAASHGVAVHPRSGDLSYPVFNFVRCTQCKRCTEECPFGALDDDEKGTPKPNPARCRRCGTCFGACPERVISFANYNIDQIGSMIREVQVPKDFKADGPRVLILACENDAYPALDMAGARNKPWSPYCRIIPVRCLGSVNAIWVSDAMSKGYDGVMLLGCKYGDDYQCHFVKGSEICSRRKENIAETLNRLGVQPERVEQLEVAIDEYDKVPDLIDGFVDRIMAMGPNPFKGM from the coding sequence ATGTCGGGTAAAATTGGCGTCTATTTTGACCAGCAGAACATTGGCGGCGGGCTTGATCTGACCGCTCTGGCCGAACAGACGAGCCAGAAGTGGGGCAGTCTTGTGCCCGTGGTCAAGGTCGTTCCTGTGCTGGCCCTGGCCGTGAGCGAAATCAAGGCCGACATCGAAGCGCAGGGGCTGGACGGCGTGCTGCTGTGCGGCGCTTCCCCCCGCGTGGATGCGGACATCTACCGCCTGCCTGTGCAGGTGGAACACGTAAACCTGCGCGAACAGTGCGTGCAGGCCTATAAAAATCCTGACCATACTCCCGTGGACACGGCCAACGGCGCGCCCGAGTTGCTGGCGATCATGGCCCGCGACTATGTGAACATGGGCGTGGTCAAGCTGCAAAAGAGCGAAGTGCCCGATTCTGCCGCCATTACCGGTGTGCCGAGGGTGCTCGTTATCGGTGGCGGCTGGACGGGCCTTACCGCTGCAGCGGAAGCTGCTGAAACCGGCTACGAAGTTGTGCTCGTTGAAAAAGCCGAAAAGCTTGGCGGCGCTGCCAACAACATCCCCATGGGTTCGCCCCTGGCCTCCCCGTGGACGGACAAACAGCCCACCAACGTGGCCGACAAGGCAAGCAAGGTACTCGGCAACAGCAAGATCACCGTGCACTTGAATACCCGCATGGAAAAGCTGGAAGGCCAGCCCGGCGAGTTCAAGGCCACTTTTGCCACTCCCTCAGGTTCGCAGACTATTGAAGTGGGCGCTGTGGTGCTGGCTACCGGTTGGGTGCCGCTTGATCAGAAATACCTTGCCTCCATGGGCCTTGGGCAGAGCACCAAGGTTGTGGACGCCGCCACCTTCGGCAAAATGCTGGTGGCCGATCAGGTGAACGCCCGCCGCATAGCCTTTGTGCTTGACACCACCATGGCTGAAGAGGCCGTGCGCAAGGCTGCTGAAGAAGCCGAAGCCGCTCCTGAAGCCGCCGAAGCTGCCAAGCCTGCGGAAGGCGAAGAAAAAGGCTTTGTAAAAGCCAACCTCGAAAGCTTCCGCCATGTTGCGTATTCCAACGCGGTCAACAGCGTGGGCATGCTCCGCCTTGCCAACACGGTCTGCGAAAAGACCAACGACACCTGTCAGACCTTTATCCTGTATAAGGACATGACCGTTCCCGGTATCCTTGAACGCTTCTACAAGAAGATGCAGGATCGCCTGGGCGTCATGATGACCAAGGCCGACGTGACCGACATCCGCGAAGCTGGCGACCACATGGTTGTGAGCTGCAAAAATACCCTGCTGGGTATGGATTTTGATCTGGATGTGGATCTGGTTGTGCTGCCCACGGGCCTCGTTCCCACCACAGCCAAGGACGTGACAGTCTACTTTGACTATCGCCAGGGCCCGGACTTCCCGGATCTGAACCTGTTCGATGGTTTTGCGGATTCCAACTACATCTGCTTCCCCTACGAAACGCGCCGCACCGGCGTGTACGCAGCGGGTTGCGTGCGTCAGCCCCTGACCATGGACGCCTGCGAAGAAGACGCCAAGGGCGCGGTGCTCAAGGCCATGCAGTGCATTGAAGCCGCCAGCCACGGTGTTGCCGTGCATCCCCGTTCGGGCGACCTTTCTTACCCCGTGTTCAACTTTGTGCGTTGCACCCAGTGCAAGCGCTGCACGGAAGAATGCCCCTTCGGCGCTCTGGACGACGACGAAAAGGGAACGCCCAAGCCCAATCCGGCACGTTGCCGCCGCTGCGGCACCTGCTTTGGCGCTTGCCCGGAACGCGTTATCTCCTTCGCCAACTACAATATCGACCAGATCGGCTCCATGATCCGCGAAGTGCAGGTGCCCAAGGACTTCAAAGCCGATGGCCCCCGCGTGCTGATTCTGGCCTGCGAAAACGACGCCTACCCGGCGCTCGATATGGCCGGTGCCCGCAACAAGCCCTGGAGCCCCTACTGCCGCATCATTCCGGTGCGCTGCCTTGGCTCGGTCAACGCCATCTGGGTGTCTGACGCCATGAGCAAGGGCTACGACGGCGTCATGCTGCTGGGCTGCAAATATGGCGATGACTACCAGTGCCACTTTGTGAAGGGCTCTGAAATCTGCTCCCGCCGCAAGGAAAACATTGCCGAGACGCTCAACCGCCTTGGCGTGCAGCCCGAACGCGTGGAACAGCTTGAAGTGGCCATTGACGAATACGACAAGGTTCCCGACCTGATCGACGGCTTTGTTGACCGCATCATGGCCATGGGCCCCAACCCGTTCAAGGGCATGTAG
- a CDS encoding pyridoxal phosphate-dependent aminotransferase gives MSILADSVTGYLEHSSWIRRMFEAGGQLKARFGADNVYDFSLGNPDLPAPPAVVDGLRSFTEHAGEPFAFGYMPNGGFVWAREKLAAHLSKEQGVELTANDVLLGCGAAGVLNAFLRAVINPGEEMLGFAPYFVEYGFYVANHGGTFRAVMSKADTFAPDLAALEEAISPKTRVVLINSPNNPTGVIYSRKDLKALTELLENKSQEYGKPIWLVADEPYRFLAYDGAEVPSVLPLYPYAVVISSFSKNLSLPGERVGFAAVSPLLHEKAELMAALTLTNRILGFVNPPVVGQHIMAAALGSQVDLNVYAARRKAMAEVLKNAGYEFQMPAGAFYFFPKAPGGDDVAFVNRLVEERVLAVPGSGFGCPGYFRLAFCVGEEVIRKAADGFAKARASVK, from the coding sequence ATGTCCATTCTTGCAGACAGCGTTACGGGGTACCTGGAACACTCTTCGTGGATCCGCCGCATGTTCGAGGCCGGAGGCCAGCTCAAGGCCCGTTTTGGCGCGGACAACGTTTATGACTTCAGCCTGGGCAACCCCGACCTGCCAGCCCCCCCCGCCGTTGTGGACGGTTTGCGTTCCTTCACCGAACACGCTGGCGAACCTTTTGCTTTTGGCTACATGCCCAACGGCGGCTTTGTCTGGGCGCGCGAAAAACTGGCCGCCCACCTCAGCAAGGAGCAGGGCGTAGAACTCACCGCCAATGATGTGCTGCTGGGCTGCGGCGCTGCCGGCGTACTCAACGCCTTTTTGCGCGCGGTAATCAATCCCGGCGAAGAAATGCTGGGCTTTGCCCCCTACTTTGTGGAATACGGCTTTTATGTAGCCAACCACGGCGGGACCTTCCGCGCTGTCATGAGCAAGGCCGACACCTTTGCGCCCGACCTTGCCGCGCTTGAAGAAGCCATCAGCCCCAAAACCCGTGTGGTGCTCATCAACTCGCCCAACAACCCCACCGGTGTGATTTACAGCCGCAAAGACCTCAAGGCGCTGACCGAACTGCTGGAAAACAAGAGCCAGGAATACGGCAAGCCCATCTGGCTGGTGGCCGATGAACCTTACCGCTTCCTTGCCTATGATGGTGCGGAAGTGCCTTCGGTGCTGCCGCTCTACCCTTACGCCGTGGTCATCAGCTCTTTCTCCAAAAATCTTTCGCTGCCGGGCGAACGCGTGGGTTTTGCCGCTGTTTCGCCCCTGCTGCACGAAAAGGCCGAGCTCATGGCCGCCCTCACGCTCACCAACCGTATTCTTGGCTTTGTGAACCCTCCCGTAGTGGGCCAGCACATCATGGCCGCCGCCCTGGGCAGCCAGGTTGACCTGAACGTCTACGCCGCCCGCCGCAAGGCCATGGCCGAGGTGCTCAAGAACGCCGGATATGAATTCCAGATGCCCGCAGGCGCGTTCTACTTCTTCCCCAAGGCTCCCGGCGGGGACGATGTGGCCTTTGTGAACAGGCTTGTTGAAGAACGTGTGCTGGCGGTTCCCGGCTCCGGCTTTGGCTGCCCCGGCTACTTCCGCCTGGCATTCTGCGTGGGCGAAGAAGTGATCCGCAAGGCTGCCGATGGCTTTGCCAAGGCCCGCGCCTCCGTAAAATAG
- a CDS encoding MbtF: protein MRFEILGKARRALFPVLCAAALLPACASKETQEIPDGMAVTVTLREVHRCSRISPEIQVAQTPGSTDYYDVRLVEFTSDGQDLFLGGGEWNNDGSGIIPEGGLTRHYRGPCPPAGQPRNYAFIVSAMNRQNMQPLSVRLFRFTQE from the coding sequence ATGCGTTTTGAAATTTTAGGCAAAGCCCGGCGTGCGCTCTTCCCGGTGCTGTGCGCGGCAGCCCTGCTGCCCGCTTGCGCCTCCAAGGAGACGCAGGAAATTCCGGACGGCATGGCCGTTACCGTTACCTTGCGCGAAGTTCACCGCTGTTCCCGGATATCGCCTGAAATTCAGGTGGCACAGACCCCCGGCAGCACCGATTACTATGACGTGCGCCTGGTGGAATTTACCAGCGATGGCCAGGATCTGTTCCTTGGCGGTGGCGAGTGGAACAACGATGGCAGCGGCATTATCCCCGAGGGCGGCCTGACGCGCCACTATCGTGGCCCCTGCCCGCCCGCCGGACAGCCCCGAAACTATGCCTTTATTGTTTCGGCCATGAACCGGCAGAACATGCAGCCCCTTTCCGTGAGGCTGTTCCGCTTTACTCAGGAATAA
- a CDS encoding CoB--CoM heterodisulfide reductase iron-sulfur subunit A family protein, translated as MSNAILVVGGGFAGLTAAIEAAELGHDVFIVEKSPWLGGRVAQLNKYFPKLCPPSCGLEIQFQRIRNNPRIKFFTQAEVVGFMGVKGDYKVKVRISPRHTAPHNIDFSLLASSLTGEVESEFELGLATRKALHKDMPFAFPSRYTLDLDALSKSDSARVAGAKFLDVNEPQRELDLNVGAVVVATGWKPYDVTRLTNLGAGNVKNCVSNMQLERLASPFGPTGGRIVRPSDGRAPHQVAFVQCAGSRDQNHLNYCSYICCMATLKQCLYIAEQNPDTQITVYYIDLRAPGRYVKVLEKVKALPNVKFVKGKVANAVQAEGNRVRITAEDAVRGEKMTLDYDLVVLATGMQPSLAGENAPLPLPLDEDGFIAGGEEAGIFAAGCARMPLDVMRSAQSGTAAALKAVQTVKGR; from the coding sequence ATGTCCAATGCCATTCTCGTCGTGGGCGGCGGCTTTGCAGGCCTCACAGCCGCCATTGAAGCGGCGGAACTGGGCCACGACGTCTTTATCGTCGAAAAGTCGCCCTGGCTTGGTGGGCGCGTGGCTCAGCTCAATAAGTATTTTCCAAAACTTTGTCCCCCCTCCTGCGGCTTGGAAATTCAGTTCCAGCGCATCAGGAACAACCCGCGCATCAAATTTTTCACCCAGGCCGAAGTAGTCGGGTTTATGGGCGTAAAGGGCGATTACAAGGTGAAGGTGCGCATCAGCCCCCGTCACACCGCCCCGCACAACATCGATTTCAGCCTGCTGGCCTCCAGCCTGACCGGCGAAGTGGAAAGCGAATTCGAGCTTGGTCTTGCCACGCGCAAGGCCCTGCACAAGGATATGCCTTTCGCCTTCCCCAGCCGCTACACGCTTGACCTTGATGCGCTTTCCAAGTCTGACAGCGCACGGGTTGCCGGGGCCAAGTTCCTTGATGTGAATGAACCGCAGCGCGAGCTTGATCTCAATGTCGGCGCTGTAGTCGTTGCCACAGGCTGGAAGCCCTATGATGTTACACGGTTGACCAATCTTGGCGCGGGCAACGTGAAAAACTGCGTGTCCAACATGCAGCTTGAACGCCTTGCTTCGCCCTTTGGCCCCACCGGTGGCCGCATTGTCCGTCCTTCCGACGGCCGTGCTCCCCACCAGGTCGCCTTTGTGCAGTGCGCTGGTTCCCGCGACCAGAACCACCTGAACTACTGCTCCTACATCTGCTGTATGGCCACGCTCAAACAGTGCCTGTACATTGCAGAGCAGAATCCTGACACGCAGATTACGGTGTACTACATCGACCTGCGCGCCCCGGGCCGCTATGTGAAGGTGCTGGAAAAGGTCAAGGCGCTGCCCAACGTGAAGTTCGTCAAGGGCAAGGTTGCCAACGCCGTGCAGGCTGAGGGCAACAGGGTGCGCATTACGGCTGAAGACGCCGTGCGCGGTGAAAAAATGACCCTTGATTATGATCTTGTTGTGCTGGCCACGGGCATGCAGCCCTCGCTGGCTGGCGAAAATGCGCCCCTGCCCCTGCCGCTGGACGAAGACGGCTTTATCGCGGGCGGAGAAGAGGCCGGCATTTTCGCCGCTGGTTGCGCGCGCATGCCCCTTGATGTGATGCGCTCGGCGCAGTCCGGCACAGCCGCCGCCCTGAAGGCGGTACAAACGGTGAAAGGGAGGTAG
- the aprA gene encoding adenylyl-sulfate reductase subunit alpha, translating to MPMIPVKEATKGVAIAEPEVKEHAVDLLIVGGGMGSCGTAFEAVRWGDKHGLKIMLVDKATLERSGAVAQGLSAINTYLGENDADDYVRMVRTDLMGLVREDLIFDVGRHVDDSVHLFEDWGLPCWIKGEDGHNLNGAAAKAAGKSLRKGDAPVRSGRWQIMINGESYKCIVAEAAKNALGEDRIMERIFIVKLLLDKNTPNRIAGAVGFNLRANEVHIFKANTIMVAAGGAVNVYRPRSTGEGMGRAWYPVWNAGSTYTMCAQVGAEMTMMENRFVPARFKDGYGPVGAWFLLFKAKATNSKGEDYCATNRAMLKPYEDRGYAKGHVIPTCLRNHMMLREMREGRGPIYMDTKSALQNTFATLNEEQQKDLESEAWEDFLDMCVGQANLWACTNTAPEERGSEIMPTEPYLLGSHSGCCGIWVSGPDEAWVPEDYKVRAANGKVYNRMTTVEGLFTCADGVGASGHKFSSGSHAEGRMAGKQMVRWCLDHKDFKPEFAETAEELKKAVYRPFYNFEEGKAASTDPVVNPNYITPKNFMMRLVKCTDEYGGGVSTYYTTSKALLDTGFNLLAMMEEDSFKLAARDLHELLRCWENYHRLWTVRLHMQHISFREESRYPGFYYRADFMGLDDDAWKCFVNSKYNPATGETKIFKKPYYQIIPD from the coding sequence ATGCCAATGATTCCCGTCAAGGAAGCGACGAAGGGTGTGGCCATTGCCGAGCCTGAAGTTAAGGAACATGCTGTTGACCTGCTGATCGTGGGCGGCGGCATGGGCTCCTGCGGCACCGCTTTTGAAGCAGTGCGCTGGGGTGACAAGCACGGCCTGAAGATCATGCTGGTCGACAAGGCCACCCTCGAGCGCTCCGGCGCCGTGGCCCAGGGTCTTTCCGCCATCAACACCTACCTGGGTGAAAACGACGCCGACGACTACGTCCGCATGGTCCGCACCGACCTTATGGGCCTGGTTCGCGAAGACCTTATCTTCGACGTAGGCCGTCACGTTGACGACTCCGTGCATCTGTTTGAAGATTGGGGCCTTCCCTGCTGGATCAAGGGCGAAGACGGCCACAACCTGAACGGCGCTGCCGCCAAGGCTGCTGGCAAGAGCCTGCGCAAGGGCGATGCCCCTGTGCGTTCCGGCCGCTGGCAGATCATGATCAACGGTGAATCCTACAAGTGCATCGTGGCCGAAGCTGCCAAGAATGCCCTGGGTGAAGACCGCATCATGGAACGTATCTTCATCGTGAAGCTGCTTCTCGATAAGAACACCCCCAACCGCATCGCCGGCGCCGTGGGCTTCAACCTGCGCGCCAACGAAGTGCACATCTTCAAAGCCAACACCATCATGGTGGCCGCTGGCGGTGCCGTTAACGTGTACCGTCCCCGCTCCACCGGTGAAGGCATGGGCCGTGCATGGTATCCTGTGTGGAACGCTGGTTCTACCTACACCATGTGCGCTCAGGTTGGCGCTGAAATGACCATGATGGAAAACCGCTTCGTGCCCGCCCGCTTCAAGGACGGTTACGGCCCCGTGGGTGCGTGGTTCCTCCTGTTCAAGGCCAAAGCCACCAACTCCAAGGGTGAAGATTATTGCGCCACCAACCGCGCCATGCTGAAGCCTTACGAAGATCGCGGCTACGCCAAGGGCCATGTCATTCCGACCTGCCTGCGTAACCACATGATGCTTCGTGAAATGCGCGAAGGCCGCGGCCCCATCTACATGGACACCAAGAGCGCCCTGCAGAACACCTTCGCGACCCTGAACGAAGAACAGCAGAAGGATCTTGAATCCGAAGCTTGGGAAGACTTCCTCGACATGTGCGTTGGCCAGGCCAACCTTTGGGCCTGCACCAACACCGCGCCTGAAGAACGTGGTTCCGAAATCATGCCCACCGAACCCTACCTGCTCGGCTCCCACTCCGGTTGCTGCGGCATCTGGGTTTCCGGTCCCGACGAAGCTTGGGTGCCCGAAGACTACAAAGTGCGCGCTGCCAACGGCAAGGTCTACAACCGCATGACCACCGTTGAAGGCCTCTTTACCTGCGCCGACGGCGTGGGCGCTTCCGGCCACAAGTTCTCCTCCGGTTCGCATGCTGAAGGCCGCATGGCTGGCAAGCAGATGGTCCGCTGGTGCCTTGATCACAAGGACTTCAAGCCTGAGTTCGCTGAAACCGCCGAAGAACTGAAGAAGGCCGTTTACCGTCCCTTCTACAACTTCGAAGAAGGCAAGGCCGCTTCGACCGACCCCGTGGTGAACCCGAACTACATCACGCCCAAGAACTTCATGATGCGTCTCGTGAAGTGCACCGACGAATACGGCGGTGGCGTGAGCACGTACTACACCACCTCCAAGGCGCTGCTTGACACCGGCTTCAACCTGCTCGCCATGATGGAAGAAGACTCCTTCAAGCTGGCCGCTCGTGACCTGCACGAACTGCTGCGCTGCTGGGAAAACTACCATCGTCTGTGGACGGTGCGTCTGCACATGCAGCACATCTCCTTCCGTGAAGAATCCCGCTACCCCGGCTTCTACTACCGTGCGGACTTCATGGGCCTGGACGACGACGCTTGGAAGTGCTTCGTGAACTCGAAGTACAATCCCGCCACCGGCGAGACCAAGATCTTCAAGAAGCCCTACTACCAGATCATCCCCGACTAG
- the aprB gene encoding adenylyl-sulfate reductase subunit beta: MPTFVDPSKCDGCKGGEKTACMYICPNDLMILDSEEMKAYNQEPDACWECYSCVKICPQGAITARPYADFAPMGGTCIPMRSADSIMWTVKFRNGNVKRFKFPIRTTPEGSIKPFEGHPEGANIEDELLFTETALVAPKTALGKKFDVKDANKTFTCMEHGR; this comes from the coding sequence ATGCCGACGTTTGTCGATCCGTCCAAGTGCGACGGCTGCAAGGGTGGCGAAAAGACGGCCTGCATGTACATTTGCCCCAATGACCTCATGATTCTTGATTCTGAGGAAATGAAGGCATACAACCAGGAACCCGATGCCTGCTGGGAATGCTATTCCTGCGTTAAGATCTGCCCCCAGGGCGCCATTACGGCCCGTCCCTATGCAGACTTTGCCCCCATGGGCGGGACCTGTATCCCCATGCGTTCGGCTGACTCCATCATGTGGACCGTCAAGTTCCGCAATGGCAACGTGAAACGCTTCAAGTTCCCCATCCGCACTACGCCGGAAGGTTCCATCAAGCCCTTTGAAGGTCATCCCGAAGGCGCCAACATCGAAGATGAACTGCTGTTCACCGAAACTGCCCTGGTCGCTCCCAAGACCGCCCTTGGCAAGAAGTTCGATGTTAAGGACGCTAACAAGACCTTCACCTGCATGGAACACGGCCGCTAG